One genomic window of Paenibacillus xylanilyticus includes the following:
- the hisA gene encoding 1-(5-phosphoribosyl)-5-[(5-phosphoribosylamino)methylideneamino]imidazole-4-carboxamide isomerase — MSSFIIYPAIDIRDGKCVRLVQGDYNQETVYNDDPVQVALSWEKQGGTYVHLVDLDGAKAGHPVNDELIGRIASAVNVPVQVGGGLRTVADVERLLGLGVSRLIIGTAAIEDRAFTEEVLGRYGDKVAIGIDARNGYVATRGWLETSEVQAEVLAKELAAFGAETFIFTDISRDGMMQGPNVEAIVSLAKASGRNVIASGGVSVMDDLLRLSRHADDGIGGAIVGKALYTGSIDLSEAVRAVNK, encoded by the coding sequence ATGTCATCTTTTATCATATATCCGGCAATTGATATCCGGGACGGCAAATGTGTAAGACTGGTGCAGGGGGACTACAATCAAGAGACGGTATATAATGATGACCCTGTACAGGTTGCCCTCTCCTGGGAGAAGCAAGGTGGTACATACGTTCATCTGGTCGATCTGGATGGTGCAAAAGCGGGTCACCCCGTAAATGACGAACTTATTGGTCGCATTGCATCTGCAGTGAACGTGCCTGTTCAGGTAGGCGGCGGGCTGCGTACCGTAGCTGATGTAGAACGTTTGCTGGGTCTTGGTGTGAGCCGGCTCATCATCGGAACAGCAGCTATTGAAGACCGTGCATTTACCGAAGAAGTGTTAGGACGTTATGGAGATAAAGTGGCGATCGGTATCGATGCCCGAAACGGTTATGTGGCTACTCGCGGCTGGCTGGAAACATCTGAGGTGCAAGCTGAAGTACTGGCGAAGGAACTGGCGGCATTTGGTGCCGAGACGTTTATCTTCACCGACATATCCCGTGATGGAATGATGCAGGGGCCAAATGTGGAAGCCATTGTATCTCTCGCCAAGGCGAGCGGACGTAATGTTATCGCTTCCGGAGGTGTCAGTGTGATGGATGATCTGCTTCGCCTGAGCCGTCATGCGGATGATGGAATCGGAGGAGCAATCGTTGGTAAGGCGCTGTATACCGGCAGTATCGATCTGTCCGAAGCGGTGCGTGCAGTCAACAAGTAA
- the hisF gene encoding imidazole glycerol phosphate synthase subunit HisF, giving the protein MLAKRIIPCLDVKDGRVVKGVNFVNLRDAGDPVELAALYDREGADELVFLDISASVEGRETMEEVVRQTAGEIAIPFTVGGGISKVEDMKRILRAGADKIAVNTAAVLNPQLIADGARRFGSQCIVVAVDAKYNEAWGEWEVYTHGGRKPSGIKALEWVKQAEELGAGEILLTSMDADGTKDGFDLKLTAAVSESVRIPVIASGGAGKESHFYDVFTAGKADAGLAATIFHYKEIAVPALKQHLREQGVEIRE; this is encoded by the coding sequence ATGCTGGCAAAAAGAATTATTCCCTGTCTGGACGTTAAGGATGGCCGGGTTGTCAAAGGCGTTAACTTCGTGAATCTCCGCGATGCGGGTGATCCGGTTGAGCTGGCGGCACTGTATGACCGTGAAGGTGCAGACGAACTGGTATTTCTCGATATTTCAGCTTCTGTAGAAGGTCGTGAAACGATGGAAGAAGTGGTACGGCAGACCGCTGGCGAAATCGCCATCCCCTTTACTGTTGGTGGTGGCATCTCCAAAGTTGAAGACATGAAGCGCATTCTGCGTGCGGGTGCAGACAAAATCGCAGTCAATACAGCTGCTGTACTGAATCCCCAGCTGATTGCCGACGGTGCTCGCCGCTTCGGTTCCCAATGTATTGTAGTGGCCGTAGACGCCAAGTACAATGAAGCCTGGGGAGAGTGGGAGGTCTACACTCATGGAGGACGGAAACCTTCAGGAATCAAGGCGCTCGAATGGGTAAAACAAGCTGAGGAACTGGGAGCCGGCGAAATTCTGCTAACCAGCATGGATGCGGATGGAACCAAAGATGGATTCGACCTGAAGCTGACTGCTGCTGTATCCGAATCAGTACGAATTCCTGTCATTGCTTCAGGCGGTGCGGGTAAGGAATCTCATTTCTATGACGTGTTTACTGCAGGCAAAGCAGATGCAGGACTTGCTGCAACGATATTTCATTATAAAGAGATCGCTGTACCGGCGTTAAAACAACATTTGAGAGAACAAGGGGTGGAGATCCGTGAGTAA
- the hisIE gene encoding bifunctional phosphoribosyl-AMP cyclohydrolase/phosphoribosyl-ATP diphosphatase HisIE — translation MSNVSNEIRERLSLEQVVEHIRWSDGLVPAIVQDAETRQVLMMAYMNRESLKLSLESGETWFWSRSRQELWHKGATSGNVQTITSLKYDCDGDTLLVEVKPNGPACHTGEVTCFHNEIVGLPQKSTEQSGNETNVDASESRTEGRFEVLAELESVIAQREVERPEGAYTTYLFDKGVDKILKKIGEEASETIIAAKNKDNDELRLEVSDLMYHLLVLLQERKLPLDDIMAELSRRHERPRRD, via the coding sequence GTGAGTAATGTAAGTAACGAGATCAGGGAGCGCTTATCCCTGGAGCAGGTTGTAGAGCATATCCGCTGGAGTGATGGTCTGGTTCCTGCAATCGTGCAGGATGCTGAGACACGCCAAGTGTTAATGATGGCATATATGAACCGGGAATCATTGAAATTGTCACTGGAATCAGGAGAAACCTGGTTCTGGTCCCGTTCACGCCAAGAGCTGTGGCATAAAGGCGCTACGTCCGGGAACGTACAGACGATTACCTCACTGAAGTACGATTGTGATGGGGATACGCTGCTGGTAGAGGTTAAACCAAACGGTCCTGCTTGCCATACCGGTGAAGTGACCTGTTTCCATAATGAAATTGTAGGACTGCCTCAGAAATCGACAGAACAATCCGGAAATGAAACAAACGTAGACGCCTCGGAATCAAGAACCGAAGGTCGCTTTGAGGTACTTGCTGAGCTTGAATCCGTCATTGCTCAACGTGAAGTGGAACGTCCAGAAGGTGCATATACCACGTATCTGTTTGATAAGGGCGTTGATAAAATATTGAAAAAAATCGGCGAAGAAGCGTCCGAAACGATCATCGCCGCCAAAAATAAAGATAATGACGAGCTTCGACTTGAGGTCAGTGACCTGATGTATCACCTGCTCGTTCTACTGCAAGAGCGCAAACTGCCGCTGGACGACATTATGGCTGAGCTGAGCCGCCGTCATGAACGGCCACGCCGCGATTAG
- the hisJ gene encoding histidinol-phosphatase HisJ, with protein sequence MRIDYHTHHERCGHAVGKLEAYVQRGVEIGLSQIGLSDHMPLLHVDPANYYPEMAMPMEELPRYVEECFSLKERYRGQIEVRVGLEGDYIEGWESEIRSIIERYPWDYIIGSVHFLGEWDITDFRQTHHWEGKDILEVYRQYYDAVSKAAATGMYDIMGHTDVIKRFGFNPSPEQTEERIALENAALQAIARSGCAMELNASGLSKPCAEMFPSRRMLTEAIKLGIPLTLGSDAHDPLKLGEHLPEAEQLLKELGCTEVAVFEGRRRSFVPLNV encoded by the coding sequence ATGCGTATTGACTATCACACTCACCATGAGCGCTGCGGTCATGCTGTCGGCAAGCTTGAGGCTTATGTACAGCGAGGCGTGGAGATTGGACTGTCCCAGATTGGACTGTCTGATCACATGCCTTTGCTGCATGTAGATCCAGCGAATTATTATCCCGAAATGGCCATGCCCATGGAGGAGCTGCCTCGCTATGTGGAAGAATGCTTCTCACTGAAAGAGCGTTACCGCGGACAGATCGAGGTGCGTGTTGGCCTTGAAGGGGATTACATCGAAGGATGGGAGTCCGAAATCCGGTCAATCATTGAACGTTATCCTTGGGATTACATCATTGGTTCGGTTCATTTCCTTGGGGAATGGGATATCACCGACTTCCGCCAGACCCATCACTGGGAAGGAAAAGATATTTTAGAGGTATACCGTCAGTATTATGATGCTGTAAGTAAAGCTGCTGCTACAGGCATGTACGATATTATGGGGCACACTGACGTTATTAAACGTTTTGGCTTCAATCCCTCACCGGAGCAGACGGAAGAGCGTATTGCACTGGAGAATGCAGCTCTGCAAGCCATTGCGAGGAGTGGCTGTGCTATGGAGCTTAATGCGTCGGGATTGTCGAAGCCTTGTGCCGAGATGTTCCCTAGTCGCCGGATGTTAACAGAAGCCATTAAGCTGGGTATCCCGCTCACCCTTGGTTCTGATGCCCACGACCCACTTAAACTGGGTGAACACTTGCCTGAAGCCGAGCAGCTTCTGAAGGAACTGGGTTGTACGGAGGTAGCTGTTTTTGAAGGCCGCCGCCGCTCTTTCGTTCCTTTAAATGTATAA
- a CDS encoding ribose-phosphate diphosphokinase codes for MQHSLRIFSGSSNPKLAEQVCDKLGVQLGKIKLSRFKSGEIYVHYEETIRNCDVFLVQSLSHPINELFVELLVMIDAAKRASARTVNIIVPYYGYARQERKSAPREPISAKMVADVLTTAGANRVVTIDLHAAAIQGFFNIPVDHMTSLDLISEYLLSKGIENPVVVSPDAGRASMAEKLANRLDSPFAIMIKKRPSHNESIITHVIGDVEGRTPIIIEDLIDTGTTILNVVEGLKERGAKNVYVCATHGLFSGNALTKLNHPSIAEVVVTDSIALPDDHPECFKVLPVAPMLARAVRIIVDGGSMATLFRDSGI; via the coding sequence ATGCAACATTCGTTACGTATTTTTTCCGGTTCATCGAACCCCAAGCTGGCAGAACAGGTATGTGACAAGCTGGGTGTACAGTTGGGCAAAATTAAGCTGTCCCGGTTCAAGAGCGGAGAAATATACGTTCATTACGAAGAAACCATCCGTAACTGTGATGTGTTTCTGGTCCAGTCACTGTCTCATCCGATTAATGAGCTGTTTGTCGAACTGCTCGTGATGATTGATGCGGCCAAACGGGCTTCTGCCCGCACAGTGAACATTATCGTTCCCTATTACGGATATGCCCGTCAGGAGCGTAAGTCTGCACCACGTGAGCCGATCTCGGCTAAAATGGTGGCAGATGTTCTGACGACAGCCGGTGCAAACCGGGTGGTGACGATTGATTTGCATGCAGCAGCGATCCAGGGCTTCTTCAACATTCCTGTCGATCATATGACATCGCTTGATCTGATAAGCGAGTACCTGCTCAGCAAAGGCATTGAGAATCCGGTGGTCGTATCCCCGGATGCAGGACGGGCATCCATGGCGGAGAAGCTGGCCAATCGGTTGGATTCACCTTTTGCCATTATGATCAAAAAGCGGCCGAGCCACAATGAATCCATCATTACACATGTGATTGGAGATGTAGAAGGACGCACGCCAATTATCATTGAGGATCTCATTGATACAGGGACGACCATTTTGAATGTGGTGGAAGGGTTGAAGGAACGCGGGGCCAAAAATGTGTATGTGTGTGCGACACACGGTCTATTCTCGGGTAATGCGCTAACCAAGCTTAATCATCCATCCATAGCCGAAGTGGTTGTCACCGATTCCATTGCGCTGCCTGATGACCATCCGGAGTGCTTCAAAGTCCTGCCTGTTGCGCCAATGCTGGCAAGAGCCGTTCGCATTATTGTGGATGGAGGCTCCATGGCGACATTGTTTAGAGATTCGGGAATTTAA
- a CDS encoding helix-turn-helix domain-containing protein, translating into MSRTWYYRLLFSYFPIFFLTVTILIFIAFVFINDISREETRKADRISASYLVDNLDRTIRDIELSVTEAVQSEQAYKLYFNNPGQASKETVYTIAQSLRELTNSSSWIQSIYLYDKKNDSALTSSGAREIEGFADQYWIEQIMSGSLGPGWQPVRVYDVESVQRTPIRVLTVNKDMPLPFGTDGVLVINIKMSSIEQSIDSMVNGQLSFMTVTDQKGQVVYNAHSDSEGAHGGQPLNTLHLERLGWTLDSGIKAGNLFGWVSVISYVWVFIAALTVVCAIIYIVYITRRNYKPIQIIMNRIEAHQIRASEQSGSSVDEMKLIDGVLENLINHMMDYDEKSRENALLQRSKLFNDLLQGDNLDRATERLKELSPLTDTDQSSHFTVVLGEINRYEQGFQERYTRGEQNTLKFALMNVLQELTRNTGMQCWMEWVSADRIAILFQSLEPSEDMTDRICAVAEEFRSWVEQNLRISLSFGIGPIARGVGAIRDSYTAAEAVMQRKLLMNGDVVLAGAGETSQQLLETYTYLQMIADFVKRFRMSSGQWRDLLEEIFTAFEHNMLPDEDILSLLEAMLQMLRREVAMMSEELQEKLSEENLNQWLKSMKEAKTLEDVKSMLFDDLTELFRTYVSVTETKSYRALVNEMKTYIEEQFANPDLSLKHLSDRFQVSGKHASYLFKTEFNMKFVDFLTELRMKEVERLLVHTDLSLQDIALKVGYANGITLGRVFKRVTGITPGDYRRSKREHPANNYKEKESSG; encoded by the coding sequence TTGTCCCGTACTTGGTATTATCGGTTACTCTTTTCGTATTTCCCTATTTTTTTTCTTACCGTGACCATACTCATTTTTATTGCTTTTGTGTTCATTAACGATATCTCCCGAGAAGAAACGAGAAAAGCAGACCGTATATCCGCCAGTTATCTGGTAGATAATCTTGATCGTACTATTCGTGATATTGAACTGTCGGTGACGGAGGCCGTACAGAGTGAGCAGGCGTATAAGCTCTACTTCAACAATCCAGGTCAGGCAAGCAAGGAAACCGTCTATACCATCGCGCAGAGTTTGCGTGAACTGACGAATTCCTCCTCATGGATTCAATCGATTTATTTATATGATAAAAAGAATGATAGCGCTTTAACTTCAAGCGGAGCAAGAGAAATAGAAGGTTTTGCAGATCAATACTGGATTGAACAGATTATGTCTGGTTCCCTTGGTCCCGGGTGGCAGCCTGTCCGCGTATATGATGTGGAGTCGGTTCAGCGTACCCCAATCCGGGTGCTCACGGTTAATAAGGACATGCCTTTACCCTTTGGTACCGATGGTGTACTGGTCATTAATATCAAGATGAGCAGTATTGAGCAGAGCATCGACAGCATGGTGAATGGACAGCTTTCCTTCATGACGGTTACGGATCAGAAGGGTCAGGTTGTATATAATGCCCACTCAGACAGTGAAGGCGCTCATGGGGGACAACCATTAAATACACTTCACCTCGAAAGGCTTGGTTGGACGCTCGATAGTGGTATTAAGGCAGGCAATCTCTTTGGCTGGGTATCGGTCATTTCTTATGTATGGGTGTTTATTGCAGCCCTGACTGTTGTCTGTGCCATCATTTATATTGTCTATATCACTCGCCGCAATTATAAGCCTATTCAGATAATCATGAACCGAATTGAGGCCCATCAAATCAGAGCATCGGAGCAATCAGGGTCAAGTGTGGATGAAATGAAGCTGATTGACGGCGTGCTGGAAAATCTGATTAATCACATGATGGATTATGACGAGAAAAGCAGGGAAAATGCGCTGCTGCAGCGGAGCAAGCTATTTAACGATCTATTGCAGGGTGACAATCTGGATCGTGCCACTGAACGATTAAAGGAGCTATCACCGTTAACGGACACGGATCAGTCATCACACTTCACGGTTGTACTGGGAGAAATCAATCGATATGAGCAGGGGTTCCAGGAACGATATACGCGAGGTGAGCAGAACACGCTAAAATTCGCTCTGATGAACGTCTTGCAGGAGCTCACTCGTAACACGGGAATGCAATGCTGGATGGAGTGGGTGAGTGCGGACCGGATTGCGATCCTGTTTCAGTCCCTGGAACCCAGTGAAGATATGACTGACCGAATCTGTGCAGTTGCAGAAGAGTTCAGGTCTTGGGTGGAACAGAATCTGCGTATTTCGCTTAGCTTCGGAATCGGGCCGATTGCCAGAGGGGTAGGAGCAATCCGTGACTCATATACAGCAGCAGAAGCCGTAATGCAGCGCAAGCTCCTGATGAATGGAGATGTGGTTTTGGCCGGGGCTGGTGAAACCTCTCAGCAGCTGCTTGAAACCTACACCTACTTGCAGATGATTGCCGATTTTGTGAAGCGATTCCGAATGTCGAGCGGCCAGTGGCGTGACCTGCTTGAGGAGATTTTTACTGCCTTCGAGCACAACATGCTGCCTGATGAAGATATTCTCTCTCTTCTCGAGGCCATGCTGCAGATGCTTCGCCGCGAAGTGGCCATGATGTCAGAGGAGCTGCAGGAGAAATTATCCGAAGAGAACTTGAATCAGTGGTTAAAATCGATGAAGGAAGCGAAGACGCTTGAGGATGTTAAATCCATGCTGTTTGATGATCTGACTGAACTGTTCCGAACCTATGTATCGGTGACCGAAACCAAGAGTTACAGAGCACTGGTCAATGAGATGAAAACATACATCGAAGAACAGTTTGCGAATCCTGATCTTTCGCTGAAGCATCTGAGTGATCGATTCCAGGTTTCGGGCAAGCATGCAAGTTATTTATTCAAAACAGAGTTTAACATGAAGTTTGTGGATTTCCTGACCGAGCTGCGGATGAAGGAGGTTGAACGACTTCTGGTCCACACCGATCTTTCGTTGCAGGACATTGCTCTGAAAGTGGGGTATGCCAACGGAATTACCCTTGGACGTGTGTTCAAACGGGTAACAGGGATTACACCAGGTGATTATCGCCGTTCGAAGCGTGAGCATCCCGCGAACAATTATAAAGAGAAAGAGTCGAGCGGCTGA
- a CDS encoding extracellular solute-binding protein — translation MTGKATKGSLKKWVGLALTMVMGVSLLAGCSSASEQGGADGNASGNGERVTLKVEVFDRGNSPSPYTITNNYLSKLVQEKFGDPNNIDVQFVPIQRSEEVTKLNVLMASNTDVPDIVFVYDSSVFYRYAQQGGLTDVGELLDQYGPNLKKFLGEDTLKFGQLEGQQFAIPGKRAITGRYSSYIRKDWLDKLGLPLPTTTDELYTTLKAFKEKDPGQLGSKNIPMGMALAPAQFETLIYSFIKPVSGDLTYAQRFELPLHEGFKDAMKFMNKLYNEGLISKDFSLDEDKTQLAKDVQNGNIGYWSEDVDAIFYADGTLDNLRKNVEGSNLVPVDAYTNANVDNKHIKSRYGSNGMYIMIPKSSKRAVEAIKYLDWMASDNNLLDILNGVEGENYELVDGLPVVKEDASQEAKDRLFNAGDMAIISNGKNVGDQAMNEKAWVLGFPQNNQEMLKQSIDIANTDTVGPIIFDKPIEAEMKYGTALKDKLNVIIVKTAMAKPEEFEAVYEREMNDYMSLGGEALKKELEQAVQELAAK, via the coding sequence ATGACAGGAAAAGCAACCAAAGGGAGTCTAAAGAAATGGGTAGGACTTGCGCTTACGATGGTAATGGGAGTTTCCTTGCTGGCCGGCTGTTCATCCGCATCAGAACAAGGCGGAGCAGATGGCAATGCGTCAGGTAATGGCGAGCGTGTCACCTTGAAAGTGGAAGTGTTTGATCGTGGTAACAGTCCTTCACCTTACACCATTACGAATAACTACTTATCAAAGCTGGTGCAGGAAAAATTCGGTGACCCGAATAATATCGATGTGCAGTTCGTACCGATTCAACGCTCGGAAGAAGTGACGAAGCTGAATGTTCTCATGGCCAGCAATACCGATGTTCCCGATATTGTTTTTGTATATGACTCAAGTGTGTTCTACCGCTATGCCCAGCAGGGCGGGCTGACCGATGTCGGTGAACTGCTGGATCAGTATGGACCGAACCTGAAGAAGTTCCTGGGCGAGGATACATTAAAGTTTGGACAGCTGGAAGGCCAGCAGTTCGCTATACCGGGTAAACGTGCGATTACAGGACGATACAGCTCGTACATTCGTAAGGACTGGCTGGACAAACTGGGATTGCCATTGCCTACAACCACCGATGAACTGTATACCACTTTGAAGGCATTTAAAGAGAAGGACCCTGGCCAGCTTGGCAGCAAAAACATTCCAATGGGAATGGCGCTGGCTCCAGCTCAATTTGAAACATTAATCTACTCCTTTATCAAGCCGGTTAGTGGTGACCTGACTTACGCTCAGCGTTTTGAGCTGCCGCTGCATGAGGGTTTCAAGGATGCCATGAAGTTCATGAACAAGCTGTACAACGAGGGCTTAATCAGCAAAGACTTCAGTCTGGATGAAGATAAAACTCAACTGGCCAAGGACGTGCAGAACGGTAACATCGGCTACTGGTCTGAAGATGTGGATGCCATCTTCTATGCAGATGGAACGCTGGACAATCTGCGCAAAAATGTAGAGGGAAGCAACCTGGTTCCAGTTGATGCTTATACCAATGCGAATGTAGACAACAAACATATTAAGTCTCGTTACGGCTCCAACGGCATGTACATCATGATTCCTAAAAGCAGTAAACGCGCTGTGGAAGCCATTAAATATTTGGACTGGATGGCTTCAGACAATAACCTGCTGGATATCCTCAATGGGGTTGAAGGTGAGAACTATGAACTGGTTGATGGACTTCCTGTTGTCAAAGAGGATGCCTCGCAGGAAGCCAAGGATCGTCTTTTCAATGCAGGGGATATGGCCATCATTTCGAACGGCAAAAATGTGGGTGACCAGGCCATGAATGAAAAAGCTTGGGTCTTGGGATTCCCGCAGAACAATCAGGAGATGTTGAAGCAGTCCATTGATATTGCCAATACGGACACTGTAGGACCGATTATCTTCGACAAACCGATTGAAGCGGAAATGAAATATGGTACAGCACTCAAAGATAAGCTCAATGTCATTATCGTCAAAACAGCAATGGCGAAACCGGAGGAATTCGAAGCAGTATACGAACGGGAAATGAATGATTACATGTCACTCGGCGGTGAAGCACTGAAGAAAGAACTTGAACAAGCTGTTCAGGAGCTTGCTGCCAAATAA
- a CDS encoding ABC transporter permease, with translation MTPYLKRYWQLYALISLPLIYFVIFRYGPMYGVQIAFKDFNLFQGIGGSEWIGFDAFREVFGMRDFYTTLRNTFMLNFLDLIVSFPAPIILAIMLYEIRFKWFKKLSQTILYIPHFISWVIIGGIVYQLFGNQSGMVNGVLESMGLNPIPFLTEKNPWLVTYLFTGVWQSAGWGTILYLAALTGVNKELFEAAEIDGATRLKKIWHITLPSIKPTIVTLLILNLGHMVTIGFDRPYIIGNTAVREYSDVLSTFVYRMGLESGQYTLATVVGLFQAVVGLIFVLGSNYISKKVTGEGIL, from the coding sequence ATGACCCCCTACTTGAAGAGGTATTGGCAATTGTACGCGTTGATTTCCCTGCCCCTTATTTACTTCGTGATTTTCCGTTACGGACCGATGTACGGCGTACAGATTGCATTTAAGGATTTTAACCTGTTCCAGGGTATTGGCGGCAGCGAGTGGATTGGCTTTGATGCCTTCCGCGAGGTATTTGGGATGCGGGACTTCTACACCACGCTGCGAAATACCTTTATGCTCAATTTTCTGGATCTGATTGTATCTTTTCCTGCTCCAATTATCCTGGCAATCATGCTCTATGAAATTCGGTTTAAATGGTTCAAAAAGCTGTCGCAGACCATTCTGTATATCCCTCACTTCATTTCATGGGTGATTATCGGAGGGATCGTATACCAGCTGTTTGGCAACCAATCAGGTATGGTAAACGGTGTGCTCGAGAGTATGGGGCTGAACCCCATCCCATTTCTGACGGAAAAGAATCCGTGGCTTGTAACCTACCTTTTTACCGGTGTCTGGCAAAGTGCCGGGTGGGGAACCATCCTGTATCTGGCTGCGCTGACGGGTGTGAACAAGGAGTTGTTTGAAGCGGCTGAGATTGATGGAGCAACACGTCTCAAAAAGATCTGGCATATTACATTGCCGAGCATCAAGCCGACCATCGTAACCTTGCTTATTCTGAATCTGGGGCACATGGTCACGATTGGATTCGATCGTCCTTACATTATCGGGAACACAGCGGTGCGTGAATATTCAGATGTTCTAAGCACCTTCGTATACCGGATGGGTTTGGAATCCGGGCAGTATACACTGGCAACGGTAGTCGGACTGTTCCAGGCCGTCGTGGGTCTTATTTTCGTGCTGGGCTCCAACTACATTTCGAAAAAGGTAACTGGTGAAGGGATTTTGTAG
- a CDS encoding carbohydrate ABC transporter permease yields MSDRTSNRIFDIVNISFVTLFVVFCLAPFLHTIAISFSSNRAITSGEVRLFPKEFNWDAYVKVFSDHSMLYSLGYTALLTIATTVLCMVFTIAAAYPLTKKKLKGRKLFMYVIIITMFFSGGIIPEYLLIRDLHLLNSVWALILPGLVSPFNLIILISFFNGIPESLEESAEIDGSSHLHTLLKIILPLSLPVMATLSLFYAVGRWNGFQDSLMYINDPQLYPLQLKLFQMVQNNMVSELTQMEGANRAPLTPESLKAATVIFATVPILLVYPWLQKYFVSGAMLGAVKG; encoded by the coding sequence ATGAGTGACCGCACCTCAAATCGGATTTTTGATATCGTTAATATCTCCTTTGTAACCCTGTTTGTCGTGTTCTGTTTGGCTCCTTTTCTGCACACGATTGCCATATCGTTTAGCTCCAACCGAGCGATAACATCGGGAGAAGTGAGGCTGTTTCCGAAGGAGTTTAATTGGGATGCATACGTCAAGGTGTTCTCTGACCATTCCATGCTCTATTCACTTGGTTACACTGCGCTTCTGACGATTGCGACTACGGTATTATGCATGGTGTTTACTATTGCTGCAGCGTACCCGTTGACCAAGAAGAAACTGAAGGGCCGCAAGCTCTTCATGTATGTGATCATCATTACGATGTTCTTCAGTGGCGGGATCATTCCGGAATACTTGCTGATTCGTGATCTGCATTTGCTGAATTCGGTCTGGGCCTTGATACTGCCGGGCTTGGTCAGTCCGTTTAACCTGATTATCCTGATCTCCTTCTTCAATGGCATCCCGGAAAGTCTGGAGGAGTCGGCTGAGATCGATGGAAGCTCACATCTTCATACGTTGTTGAAAATCATTCTTCCGCTCTCGCTGCCAGTGATGGCCACCTTGTCTCTCTTCTATGCGGTGGGACGCTGGAACGGATTCCAGGATTCCCTGATGTACATTAACGATCCACAGCTGTATCCGCTGCAGCTTAAGCTGTTCCAAATGGTACAGAACAACATGGTGAGTGAACTGACACAGATGGAGGGTGCAAACCGCGCACCGCTTACGCCGGAAAGTCTGAAGGCTGCCACCGTTATATTTGCTACCGTTCCCATCCTGCTGGTCTATCCTTGGCTGCAGAAATATTTCGTTAGTGGTGCCATGCTTGGAGCTGTAAAAGGTTGA
- a CDS encoding sugar phosphate isomerase/epimerase family protein yields the protein MQQNDKGEYSFSTCWNIKRHQVGEAMIEEIRQLGFRRVELNYNVTKEMLTSIEPMIERGEIGVSSVHNTFPHVADPDYGTDSVLLGFQDETKRQKAIKLLVGSAEYAHRYGAEAVVVHPGEVPIPESVSKELAQLYHDEGKDSPKYRSKWEEFVERRQALSTGYVQQIIRSLDEVCNQAAAQGLHVQFGIETRSRPQQIPTLAEAKTIIEALQGATVGIWYDTGHAIMMDRLGLYDSVGEMQGLMDDIVGVHIHETLGLSDHWCPYVHSQDMHFYDAYLPMIRRARVKVYELKSACTPDEIHESHELLMKKMDTAREER from the coding sequence ATGCAGCAAAATGACAAGGGTGAGTATTCGTTCTCCACATGCTGGAACATTAAGCGTCATCAGGTAGGCGAGGCCATGATCGAGGAAATTCGCCAGCTTGGCTTCCGCCGTGTTGAACTTAACTACAACGTGACGAAGGAAATGCTGACATCTATTGAGCCTATGATTGAGCGCGGGGAGATTGGTGTTTCCAGTGTGCATAACACATTTCCTCATGTGGCGGACCCGGATTACGGTACAGACTCGGTACTGCTCGGATTCCAGGACGAAACGAAGCGTCAAAAGGCCATTAAACTGCTTGTCGGTTCCGCAGAATATGCCCATCGTTACGGTGCAGAGGCTGTTGTTGTACACCCGGGAGAGGTACCTATCCCGGAGAGTGTCAGCAAGGAGCTTGCTCAGCTGTATCACGACGAGGGGAAGGATTCACCTAAGTATCGCAGCAAATGGGAGGAATTCGTTGAACGGCGGCAGGCACTGAGCACCGGTTACGTCCAACAGATTATTCGCAGCCTGGATGAAGTCTGCAATCAGGCAGCAGCCCAAGGTCTCCATGTCCAATTCGGCATCGAAACCCGCTCAAGACCCCAGCAGATTCCTACGCTGGCTGAAGCCAAGACCATTATTGAGGCTCTGCAAGGGGCTACAGTCGGCATCTGGTATGATACCGGGCATGCCATCATGATGGATCGTCTGGGGCTCTACGACAGCGTGGGTGAGATGCAAGGGCTGATGGATGATATCGTAGGCGTTCATATTCATGAGACACTCGGCCTTTCGGATCACTGGTGCCCGTATGTGCACAGTCAAGATATGCATTTCTATGATGCATACCTCCCCATGATCCGCCGGGCAAGGGTCAAGGTCTATGAACTGAAATCAGCTTGTACACCGGATGAAATTCATGAGAGTCACGAACTGCTTATGAAGAAGATGGATACGGCAAGGGAGGAACGATGA